Proteins co-encoded in one Streptomyces roseochromogenus subsp. oscitans DS 12.976 genomic window:
- a CDS encoding flavin reductase family protein has translation MSTLTPKAVPLRTSQVDEAAMREVLSSFCTGVAVITATQPGGRPAGMAVQSFSSVSLDPPLVCFCPAQTSSTWPKIRAAGRFAVNILSADQQQLCRRFAVTGGDKFAGVDWQPGLNGAPLLDGALATIECDLAGTFPGGDHVIALGRVTAPASADGIRDTDPLLYFRRTYGRLRSSSSRSASIASARSRSEA, from the coding sequence ATGTCCACACTCACCCCCAAGGCCGTTCCCCTGCGGACCTCGCAGGTCGACGAAGCGGCGATGCGGGAAGTACTCAGCAGCTTCTGCACCGGGGTCGCGGTGATCACCGCGACGCAGCCCGGCGGGCGACCCGCCGGAATGGCCGTCCAATCGTTCTCCTCGGTGTCGCTGGACCCGCCCCTGGTGTGCTTCTGCCCGGCACAGACCTCGTCCACCTGGCCGAAGATCCGCGCGGCCGGGCGCTTCGCCGTCAACATCCTCTCGGCGGACCAGCAGCAGCTGTGCCGGCGGTTCGCCGTGACCGGCGGGGACAAGTTCGCCGGGGTCGACTGGCAGCCCGGCCTGAACGGCGCACCGCTGCTCGACGGGGCGCTCGCGACAATCGAGTGCGACCTGGCGGGGACCTTTCCCGGCGGCGACCACGTGATCGCGCTGGGCAGGGTCACCGCGCCGGCGTCCGCGGACGGGATCCGGGACACCGACCCGCTCCTGTACTTCCGCAGGACCTACGGGCGCCTGCGTTCCAGCTCTTCCAGGTCGGCCAGCATCGCGTCGGCCAGGTCCCGCTCCGAGGCGTAG
- a CDS encoding PadR family transcriptional regulator yields MSGAKSGGDAERPGLPATSWAVLGLLSFGEELSGYDLKKWADWSLRFFYWSPSFSQIYGELKRLENAGYVTSRMVAQETGNRDKRVYRITDEGMEAVRTWAREAPVEPPVLKHGVMLRLWLGHLLEPEQMREVLARHREYAETMRQRAEADAEGGRAEEAWAYPVLTLKWAERYYASERDLADAMLADLEELERRRP; encoded by the coding sequence ATGAGCGGTGCGAAGAGCGGTGGCGATGCGGAGCGCCCGGGCCTCCCGGCGACCAGTTGGGCGGTGCTCGGACTGCTCTCCTTCGGTGAGGAGCTGTCCGGGTACGACCTGAAGAAGTGGGCGGACTGGTCGCTGCGCTTCTTCTACTGGAGCCCTTCGTTCAGCCAGATCTACGGTGAGCTCAAGCGCCTGGAGAACGCCGGCTACGTCACCTCGCGGATGGTCGCGCAGGAGACCGGCAACCGCGACAAACGGGTCTACCGGATCACCGACGAGGGGATGGAGGCGGTCCGCACCTGGGCGCGCGAGGCACCGGTGGAGCCACCGGTGCTCAAGCACGGCGTCATGCTACGACTGTGGCTCGGCCACCTGCTGGAACCGGAGCAGATGCGCGAAGTGCTCGCCCGGCACCGGGAGTACGCCGAGACCATGCGGCAGCGTGCCGAGGCCGACGCCGAGGGCGGCCGTGCCGAGGAGGCGTGGGCCTACCCCGTGCTCACCCTCAAGTGGGCGGAGCGGTACTACGCCTCGGAGCGGGACCTGGCCGACGCGATGCTGGCCGACCTGGAAGAGCTGGAACGCAGGCGCCCGTAG
- a CDS encoding glycosyltransferase family 4 protein: MRLAYLHAGSIPSVFANGVHVMRMCDAFTAAGHEVTLYTLPGSHPAEDPYAYYGVRHRFPIRTVPVADYTPSGYWKRAERVRGLLERDGVPELVYGRDPYGLCAAADLAPFVYEAHQLRRDLEPAGTERDLLARPRLTRLVTITHALAHDLRSTYADLGALPILVAPDCADPVDPTPDRPLRQLPGRPDVPRIGYVGHLYEGRGIGLILRLARRFPGLDFHLVGGTPEYRERWETSCDLSNVHFHGHRPPTELPSYYRNFDLLLSPHESKVYTWGKLDEIGRWTSPMKVFEYMAHGLPMIVSDLPVLREVLQDRVNCLLRPPDDTDAWADALTELLADGPLRRRLGDEARRQLLERYTWRRRADSVLAGLPPAAAPAVTGPEGR; the protein is encoded by the coding sequence ATGCGCCTCGCCTACCTGCATGCCGGAAGCATCCCTTCCGTCTTCGCCAACGGCGTCCACGTCATGCGCATGTGCGACGCTTTCACCGCCGCCGGCCACGAGGTCACCTTGTACACCCTCCCCGGCTCCCATCCCGCCGAAGACCCGTACGCCTATTACGGTGTGCGCCACCGGTTCCCTATCCGCACGGTCCCCGTTGCGGACTACACGCCCTCCGGCTATTGGAAACGTGCCGAACGCGTACGGGGCCTGCTGGAACGCGACGGAGTGCCGGAGCTCGTCTACGGACGGGACCCGTACGGCCTCTGCGCCGCGGCGGACCTGGCCCCGTTCGTCTACGAGGCCCATCAGCTGCGCAGGGACCTCGAACCGGCCGGAACCGAACGCGATCTGCTGGCCCGACCACGGCTCACGCGCCTCGTCACCATCACCCACGCCCTCGCCCACGACCTGCGGAGCACGTACGCCGACCTGGGTGCCCTGCCCATCCTCGTGGCCCCCGACTGCGCCGATCCGGTCGATCCCACTCCCGACCGGCCGCTCCGACAGCTCCCCGGCCGCCCGGACGTGCCGCGGATCGGCTACGTCGGTCATCTCTACGAAGGGCGCGGCATCGGCCTCATCCTCCGCCTCGCCCGCCGCTTCCCGGGCCTCGACTTCCACCTCGTCGGCGGCACCCCCGAGTACCGCGAACGCTGGGAAACGAGCTGCGACCTGTCCAACGTGCACTTCCACGGGCACCGCCCGCCGACGGAACTCCCCTCCTACTACCGCAACTTCGACCTACTCCTGTCCCCCCATGAGAGCAAGGTCTACACCTGGGGCAAGCTCGACGAGATCGGCCGCTGGACCTCTCCCATGAAGGTGTTCGAGTACATGGCCCACGGACTCCCCATGATCGTCTCGGACCTTCCCGTACTGCGCGAGGTCCTGCAGGACCGGGTCAACTGCCTGCTGCGCCCGCCCGACGACACCGACGCATGGGCTGACGCGCTGACCGAACTGCTCGCGGACGGGCCACTGCGCCGCAGGCTCGGCGACGAGGCACGCCGGCAACTCCTGGAGCGCTACACCTGGCGCCGTCGCGCAGACTCGGTCCTCGCAGGCCTGCCCCCGGCGGCGGCGCCGGCGGTCACCGGGCCCGAGGGTCGCTGA